CAATATCGGCTGCAACGCGCCCGCGGTAGGGGTAGCCGAAGTCGCCGTGTCATCGGTCGTTTGTCTTGAGTACTTGCCTGTAAGTTTGGCCTGTCCCAGACCGAATTCCGCGTCAACGTACCATTTGTCGGTTTTCGGTTCCTCCGGCCTTATAAACGGCGCAAGGTCGGAAGCAGTCAGGTCAAGTCTCGTTTTGATTTGAGAGAATCCCGGATCTTCAAGCATCAGTCTGGACAAATCCCACTCCGCGGCTTCATAGCCGACTTGCAGTTTGCGGACAACCGAATCGCTTTTCCAGCCGAAATATGCCGAGTACTTGCGTCCTTCATCCAGATGTGTGTTGAGAATGGGCGAGCCGGTATATCTGCTGCTTCTCAAATCGAATCCGCCGAACCAGGGATTGCCGGGGCCGCCGTACTTGACGCCAAGTTTGACTTCATCCGCGGTCAGGTCGTTTTCAAGTCCCGACGCCGCGTCCTGCCATCGCTTCATATAGTCGCCGCGGACGCGCCACTGCTCGTCAAACCTGTAGTCCGCCCGGAATTTGAATCCATTGGCGGAGGCGCCGTCGAATCCCAGAGGAGCACTCGTGAAGGTGTCGAAGTGGTAATCCGCCCTCCATTCGATCCCGTCGCAATAATCTGACATATAGCTGAGTTTGAAATGCTCCGCGTCGTATTCCGGAAGCGCCGGCACGGACAAACCACGGTTGACATCATGCTTGAAGTAGCTGCCCGAAAGACCCGTGGAAGCGATTTCGTTTATGCCCCCGCCATACCAAATGTGGTCGGATTCTACAAGTTGGTAACCCGCAAAAACGTCCGCGACCGATGCGTGGCCGTGCTGTCGGATGAAACCCCAGATTTTTCCGGCATCCAGGCCGAGTGCGGCGCCCGCGCGGTAGTTGTTCACCGTCGAAATCCTACCGTCCGACGACCAGTAAAAACCGGTTCCGCCCGGCGCATAAAGGTGCCAGTCGCCGGATAGCGCGTCAGGCATCCGAGTATTTCTTTCCGTGGCGAACTCCTGGCCGTCGTTTACATCCCGCGCACCGATTTCCGGGGCGAGCAGCCCCTGGATACCTAGAGCTTCCATGAACAAAGCCGCGTTTTCCTCATCCATCGCAGACGAGTCCTGCGCGACGGCAACCGACGAAACGCCGTAAGCAAAAAGCAACAACGCAATCAAGTATCTCAAGCTCATTGGTGGCTCCTATTTGATGAAGAGAGCGCTTGAATTCGATCCGTGAACCTGGCTGTGGCAGCCCGCGGTCCAACAGGTCGGGCCGGGATTGTGGTTGACCTTGTCCGCATGACAGCTGATGCACAAGCTTCTGCCCGGACGCCGGAGCAGGTTGAAAGTGCCGGATGCATGCGGGCTGTGGCAGTTAAGGCACTGCCTTCCGGATGCGTCGCCGTATTCGCTAACGTGCTGGAACTGGTAGGGCTGGCGTGCGAACTCGTGGCAGCGTCCGCATGTTTCCGCGGGTGTTTCTTCACGCCAGAGCGACGGGTTGTCGCCGTGGGGATTGTGGCAGTCAACGCAGAAAAAGTCGCCCTGCTTGACTGGATGAGCGGAAATGCCGGATTTGAACTGGCTCATCACCTGCTTATGGCACGACGCGCAAAGATCGTTTTTGGGCTGGCGGAGCTGGTTTTCGTGCGAAGCAGGGGAATGGGGGTCGTGGCACTTCGCACAGCCGATGCCGTGGTTCGCATGCCTGTTGCCCGCCCAAACGGAGCGAGTGGCGACCTGCTTGTGGCAGTCCAGACAGACCGAAGAGAATGTTTCAACGGTGTCGCCCTGGAAATTGACAATCTTCCTTTCGCCGGACTCGTTCGTGAAATTCGCCATATGCAAGGAACCCGGCCCATGGCACATCTCGCAGCCTTTGACGCTGGCGGGAAGATCCGGTTTGCCCAGCGTCAACGCGTGCTTCGTACCGAGGTAACCTACCTTGTAGTCCGAATGGCACATAAGGCATTGCGTCGCGCCAAGATATTCCGCCCCTTCTTCCGCGAGAAGAATGCGCGGGTCGGGCGGAGGATCCTTGGCAACAGCCAGTCCGGCCGCAAGGGAAACCGCGGCCACAGCAAGCGCCATCGTCAAGAGCCGAGTCCTAGTCACTTGGTTGCTCCTTAGCTCAAAACTGCAATCAGTCCAAAAACGCACGGCCAAAAAGCCGGGCGGCTATTCTCCGAAGCCGAGGGTGATCGGTCCGAATCCACGGTGCTCAACCCTCGAATTGTCGGTATATGCTGCGGATAATGGAACAACGGAAAATACATCGAAATCCAGATCAGTAGGACTTGCGCCACCGGAATCTCCCGAAACGAGCTTGCGCCGGAAGACGACAGTCCATCTGCCGTCAGCGTACATAGAGGTGACGCTTACCGTAGCCGACGGATCCTCCGCTGAAACCGCGTCATTCAGGAAAAATCCGGGTGAAGTTTCACCGCCGGTTGGCGAATAGGGGCTTCCGTCCGGACGTTCGTATTGATTTGAATCGGGATTCCAGGTTGCCAAAGTGCCGGAAGCCAGGTACTCCGCAATGTCCGATTCGAATAAAGGCGCGCCTTGTGCATCGGCCGGGATCAAATACAACGGACGGTCGGCCTCGGCGGCCTGGGAAGCAAGCCGCAGCGAGCTGTGGCTGGCGAATCCCTCGGGCTCGTTGGGCTTCACCAGTGCCTGGCCGTCGTGGTGGTGGGACTGACCTCCCGGAATATAGTCGTCGACCGCTAGCGCAAGATGCGCGCTGGAGGCCGCTCCCCACTGCCAAATGTCGAAACTTGTACCCTCGGCGGCGGCCATATCCGAACCGCCGTAGAAGGTGCCGATTCCATCTTTCCAGTCGGTTCCATGACAAACCGCGCAATTCGACTTCATTTGCGCCGTCAAGACCATATGGGCGAAAACGGGATTGTCGTCCTGGTTGCCGGCGGCCTTGTCATGGCATATCGTGCAGGATGAAAGCGGGCTGACCGTGTCGGAAATCGTCACGCCCCCGTGTGAATCCGGATTGGGAGTGGTGCGGTGGCAGGTGGTTGTGCAACCGGCCTCGGCGAATGTCTTGCCGCCGCGCCCCGGCCCGTCAACTATCGGGAACTGAATGAAGAAACGGTCCTCATTACCCGACTTAGTCCAGTTTCCCGCACTGTAAGTCCAAGCCTCGCCCTCGGCGTCTTCGGTCTCGTCCGGCCAGCTTGCCCAAATCAAAAGCTCATCGTCGTCGTAAACGCTTTTAAGCTCAAACGGTGCAATCGAGTTGCCAATCGCGCCGTGGCTTCCGGTTGATGGATTGCCGGTGGGAGTAAACGACGCGCCTTCAACCGACGACCAGTCCGAAGAAGCATCGAAATACGAATCCACGCTTTCCACCAATTTGGAAACAACGTCCGCATCCACCGTTCCGACTTCGCGAACCTGCACGCTCAAAGTCGCCTGTACCGACCTGCCGAACGCATCAGTGGCGGTGGCGGTAATCTCGTAGGTTCCAGGCTGCAAAGCTGTCCATTTGACGATTGACCCTGCCGCGGAATCCTCTTGGCCGGAAAATTCGCCGCTTGCCGCGTTACCGTCGCTCCAAGTGTACGTAACCGCGACCGATTCGGGATTGTTGACGGAAAGTGTAAAGGTGACTTCGTTACCCGCGCGTATCGTCGTCGCGGATGGCAGAATGGGATCCGTGATCGATATCCTCTGTCCGCCGTAGAGCGTAAAATCGTTATCCGCCCTCCTGCAGGCAAACTGGGCGGCAAACAGCAAAAGAACGGCAATCGCCAACGGCACAAACAATCGCTTAGGCATACGGCCTCCAATGAAGCCAACGATACTTTCGCGCCCGGAATGTACTTGCGCGAACCTATGAAATAGTAGTTTTACTATCAGTTGCTGTCAAGAAAAAAGACGGACAAGAGAGATTACATGCCGTCGGTTAATAAATTGCCTTTGCAGGTGCGCTTTCACGTTCGCCCCGGTGCGATAACCACCAGTCTATAGCATCGCTGATAAGGCCGGACGCCTCTTTCAGCCCTTGGCGTGTTTTCGCGCTTACTACAATCGCGGGCGCGTTTGAAAGCAGCAGCCCCGAAATCAGATCGCTGTCAGCAGGCGCATCCCCCTTGTTCAGCAGCGTAATGCGCGGTTTTTCGGCAAGCCCACGCGATGCAAGTATTGCATTGACTCGGTTCACGGTTTCCAGGACGTCCAGTCGAGATAAGTCTACTACGTGAATTAGTACGTCGCTTGCCGAAATTTCCTCCAAGGTGGATTCGAACGCCGCCAAAAGCTCTCCGGGAAGATCCTCGATGAATCCAACCGTGTCGGCAAGCAAGGCAATGCTTCCGTTTGCAAGCTCCAGCCGCCGCACTGTCGGATTCAGAGTGGCGAAATACCGATCGTCAACTTCAGCGGAGCTGCCCGTCAGCGCATTCAGCAGACTGGATTTGCCCGCGTTCGTATACCCGACGAGGCTGACCACAGGATACGCGGATTCCGCGCGTCGCGCGCGACGCAATGCGCGATCCCGCGATATCTTTCCTAAGCGTTTTTCAAGCACGCGAATCCGCGCCTCGATCTCGCGCTTTGTTTTAAGGTGAAGTTTTTCGCCTGGGCCGCGCGTACCGATTCCTCCTCCGGCGCTTGATTGCTCCTCGAATATGTGCATAATCCGCGGCAAATCGTACTTCAGTCGGGCAAGTTCCACCTGCAGCTTTCCTTCGGCAGTCTGCGCGTTGCGTTCGAAAATGTCGAAAATCACGTCTGCGCGTGTGAGTACCGGCAATTTCAGCGCCGAACGCCAGTTGCGCTGGTGAACCGGCGAAAGCCTTTTGTTTACAAGTATAAACTCCGGCCTGGCCGCATCATCCGGCGGATTTTGCACTTCACATTCGCAAGCCGATTCCGGATTCAATTGCGCCTTGCGCGAATTTGCGGACGCGGCTCCATTCTCCTCATCCGATTGCCCAATAAAAAAGCAGCCGGAATCCAAGGCTTCCCTTACGATTTGCAGTTGGCCCGATCCAACAAATGTAGCCGGGTGTGGCTTTCCGACTCCGAGAGTAACTATGCCTGCGATTTCGAATCCCGCACTCCTGGCAAGCTCGGCGAATTCGTCCATGGACCATTTTTTTCTTTGTTCGCCCGCCCCCTTTTCCGAAATGCACACAAGCAAGGCCCGCCGCGCAAGCTTGCGGCTCGAAACACCTTCCCGGTTTTCGACTGGATTCGGCATCCGCGATATCCTACCCTTATACGGGAATCGCGATTAAAAAATCTGCCTAGATTTGGGCCGGCACCGCCACCGAAATCTTTGCGCGAGCACGCAAAAAGACTTCAATCCGGCTCTCCAAACCCGCCGCGTCCATTTCCAGACTTCGGAGCAATTCCTCCTGGGTGCCGTGTTCGACGAACCTGTCCGGAAGCGCGACTCTGAGCATCGGCGGAACAGTATCCGCATTGTCGGCGAACCAGCCCAAAACAGATTCGCCGAGTCCCCCCTTAAGAACGTTTTCTTCCGCGGTTATAATCGGAATACCCGCTCTTGATAGGTGCGAAAGGTATCCGAAATCCAGCGGTTTCAGAAACCTCGCGTTCACAACCTCCAGCTCGATGCCGCGCGCGGCAAGCTGCTCGGCCGCTTCAAGCGCGCGCTCAACCATCGAGCCTATCGCGAGCACGGCCGCGGCGTCGCCTTCGCGCGCGACGCACCAGCTGCCGATTGGAAGCTCAAGGAGCTTATCCGAAAGGGGAACGCCCAGGGCGTTGCCGCGTGGATACCTGAAAGCAATCGGCCCGCGTTCATGTTTTATCGCGGTGAAAATCATATGTCGCAATTCGTCTTCGTCCGCAGGCGCCATCACGGTGAAATTAGGGATCATAGACAAATATGAAAGGTCGAAATACCCATGGTGAGTCGCGCCGTCCGCGCCCACCAATCCCGCCCTGTCGATTGCGAACACGACCGGAACGCTTTGTATACCCACATCGTGAATCAGCTGGTCCATCGCCCTTTGAAGGAAAGTCGAGTAAATGGCCGCAACGGGCCGCATACCGCTTTTGGCGAGTCCCGCGGCGAAAGTGACCGCGAAATCCTCCGCAATCCCGACATCGAAAAACCGCGATGGAAACCGCTTCTGAAACAGATCAAGTCCCGTTCCTTGGCTCATCGCGGCGGTAATAGCGACAATCCTCTGGTCGTCCTCCGCAATATCGCACAGCGTTTCGGCGAAAATTCTGGTATACGCCTTGACCGAGCTTTTCTTTGTGAATTTGCCGTTCACCTTGTTGAATTCGCTAACGCCATGCCAAACCGTGGGCTCGTCTTCTGCCGGATTGTAACCTTTGCCTTTCACGGTTCTGACATGCATCAGCACCGGGCCTTCGATGCGCTTGAGCTGGCGGAGGTTGCGCACGAGCGCGGGTAAGTCGTGGCCGTCGTACGGCCCGAAGTATTTCATCCCCCAAGCTTCGAACACCGCCCGCCTGGCGGCCGGGCTGACGAAATATAAAAGCGCGCGTTTGAAACGGAGCCAGGCGTTTTCAAGATCCGCGCCGCCGATCGGCATTTTCTTGAAAACATCGCGCAAAAGCTGGTTGATCCAGCGGACGTCTGTGCGCTGGCGCAAGAGTGAAAGGGTGCGGCTGACCTTACCGACGTTGGGCGCGATGCTCATTCCGTTGTCGTTTAAAATGATAAGCAGCTTTTTGGTTCCCGCTTCGCTGTTGTTCATGCCGGTCAAAGCGAGCCCGCCGGTCAAAGCTCCGTCGCCTATAACGGCGACAGTATGCCTGTCGTCGCCTTGAAGCAGATCACCGCGGGCGAATCCCATCGCCGCCGCGATTGAAGTCGACGCGTGTCCGACTTCGAAAAAGTCATGCTCGCTTTCGTCGGGATTGATGAATCCGCTTATTCCTCCGAACTGTCTGAGAGTGTGAAATGAGTCCCTACGCCCGCAGATGATCTTGTGTGCATACGCCTGGTGGCCTGTGTCGTAGACGATTCTGTCGCGCGGCGAATCGAAAACGTAATGAAGAGCCGTGATTAATTCGACTGCACCAAGAGACGGTGCCAAGTGTCCGCCCGAGCGGCTGACACTGTGAATTATGAACGACCTCATTTCGTCCGCGTAAACCTCAAGCTCTTTTATCGATAGCAGCTTCAAATCCGCGGGCGAGTTTACCGATTCAAGGTATGTCAATCCAATCTCCTCAGTTTGTACGCTCAAGTCCCCAATTCGCCAACTCGACCAACAGCGATGAGCGGGCGCCGTAATCGGATATGGATGCGATTGCATCCGCCGTGTGTTTTTCCAGCTTGCGGCGCGATTCCTCGACACCAAGCAACCTCGGATACGTTGCCTTCATCGCTTGAGCATCGGTCGAAAGCGTTTTGCCTACTACATCCTCGCTCCCGTTCGCGCTCAGAAGATCGTCTTTGATTTGATAGGCAAGACCCAAATTGAGCGCGTAATTGCCAAGCTTTTCCTTGTCGCTGCTGTCACCGCCGGCAAGCTCAACGCCCAAAAGGCACGCAGCCCTCAACAGCGCGCCGGTTTTTGATAGGTGCAGGTGTTCCAATTCGTCTATCTCCACACCTTTACCTTCCAGCGATAAATCAATTACCTGACCTTCAACCACTATCGCGCACGCATGAGTCAGATGCCCTATTATGGCGAGCCGCCTTTCCGCTGTTAACGACGCAGGCGGCGCGGCGAGCGGCAACGCGAGCGCCTGGTTCAGCAGGGCGTCGCCCGCAAGTATCGCCACGCCGTTTCCGTATTTCACATGCGTGCAGTCGTGGCCATGACGCATCTTTGCATCGTCCATTCCGGGCAAATCGTCATGCACAAGCGTGAAAATGTGTACAAGCTCGACCGCACACGCCATAGTCACAAATGCATCCAAATCGGCAGCGGGATCTACCGCGTGCGCGC
This is a stretch of genomic DNA from bacterium. It encodes these proteins:
- a CDS encoding cytochrome c3 family protein gives rise to the protein MTRTRLLTMALAVAAVSLAAGLAVAKDPPPDPRILLAEEGAEYLGATQCLMCHSDYKVGYLGTKHALTLGKPDLPASVKGCEMCHGPGSLHMANFTNESGERKIVNFQGDTVETFSSVCLDCHKQVATRSVWAGNRHANHGIGCAKCHDPHSPASHENQLRQPKNDLCASCHKQVMSQFKSGISAHPVKQGDFFCVDCHNPHGDNPSLWREETPAETCGRCHEFARQPYQFQHVSEYGDASGRQCLNCHSPHASGTFNLLRRPGRSLCISCHADKVNHNPGPTCWTAGCHSQVHGSNSSALFIK
- a CDS encoding PKD domain-containing protein, encoding MPKRLFVPLAIAVLLLFAAQFACRRADNDFTLYGGQRISITDPILPSATTIRAGNEVTFTLSVNNPESVAVTYTWSDGNAASGEFSGQEDSAAGSIVKWTALQPGTYEITATATDAFGRSVQATLSVQVREVGTVDADVVSKLVESVDSYFDASSDWSSVEGASFTPTGNPSTGSHGAIGNSIAPFELKSVYDDDELLIWASWPDETEDAEGEAWTYSAGNWTKSGNEDRFFIQFPIVDGPGRGGKTFAEAGCTTTCHRTTPNPDSHGGVTISDTVSPLSSCTICHDKAAGNQDDNPVFAHMVLTAQMKSNCAVCHGTDWKDGIGTFYGGSDMAAAEGTSFDIWQWGAASSAHLALAVDDYIPGGQSHHHDGQALVKPNEPEGFASHSSLRLASQAAEADRPLYLIPADAQGAPLFESDIAEYLASGTLATWNPDSNQYERPDGSPYSPTGGETSPGFFLNDAVSAEDPSATVSVTSMYADGRWTVVFRRKLVSGDSGGASPTDLDFDVFSVVPLSAAYTDNSRVEHRGFGPITLGFGE
- the hflX gene encoding GTPase HflX; protein product: MPNPVENREGVSSRKLARRALLVCISEKGAGEQRKKWSMDEFAELARSAGFEIAGIVTLGVGKPHPATFVGSGQLQIVREALDSGCFFIGQSDEENGAASANSRKAQLNPESACECEVQNPPDDAARPEFILVNKRLSPVHQRNWRSALKLPVLTRADVIFDIFERNAQTAEGKLQVELARLKYDLPRIMHIFEEQSSAGGGIGTRGPGEKLHLKTKREIEARIRVLEKRLGKISRDRALRRARRAESAYPVVSLVGYTNAGKSSLLNALTGSSAEVDDRYFATLNPTVRRLELANGSIALLADTVGFIEDLPGELLAAFESTLEEISASDVLIHVVDLSRLDVLETVNRVNAILASRGLAEKPRITLLNKGDAPADSDLISGLLLSNAPAIVVSAKTRQGLKEASGLISDAIDWWLSHRGERESAPAKAIY
- a CDS encoding 1-deoxy-D-xylulose-5-phosphate synthase, giving the protein MQSHPYPITAPAHRCWSSWRIGDLSVQTEEIGLTYLESVNSPADLKLLSIKELEVYADEMRSFIIHSVSRSGGHLAPSLGAVELITALHYVFDSPRDRIVYDTGHQAYAHKIICGRRDSFHTLRQFGGISGFINPDESEHDFFEVGHASTSIAAAMGFARGDLLQGDDRHTVAVIGDGALTGGLALTGMNNSEAGTKKLLIILNDNGMSIAPNVGKVSRTLSLLRQRTDVRWINQLLRDVFKKMPIGGADLENAWLRFKRALLYFVSPAARRAVFEAWGMKYFGPYDGHDLPALVRNLRQLKRIEGPVLMHVRTVKGKGYNPAEDEPTVWHGVSEFNKVNGKFTKKSSVKAYTRIFAETLCDIAEDDQRIVAITAAMSQGTGLDLFQKRFPSRFFDVGIAEDFAVTFAAGLAKSGMRPVAAIYSTFLQRAMDQLIHDVGIQSVPVVFAIDRAGLVGADGATHHGYFDLSYLSMIPNFTVMAPADEDELRHMIFTAIKHERGPIAFRYPRGNALGVPLSDKLLELPIGSWCVAREGDAAAVLAIGSMVERALEAAEQLAARGIELEVVNARFLKPLDFGYLSHLSRAGIPIITAEENVLKGGLGESVLGWFADNADTVPPMLRVALPDRFVEHGTQEELLRSLEMDAAGLESRIEVFLRARAKISVAVPAQI
- a CDS encoding polyprenyl synthetase family protein, with the protein product MAGGVLSFFSERYRRLINAELTRLTDAWYGVSALQDAVRHSLWGGKRTRPLLALMSAHAVDPAADLDAFVTMACAVELVHIFTLVHDDLPGMDDAKMRHGHDCTHVKYGNGVAILAGDALLNQALALPLAAPPASLTAERRLAIIGHLTHACAIVVEGQVIDLSLEGKGVEIDELEHLHLSKTGALLRAACLLGVELAGGDSSDKEKLGNYALNLGLAYQIKDDLLSANGSEDVVGKTLSTDAQAMKATYPRLLGVEESRRKLEKHTADAIASISDYGARSSLLVELANWGLERTN